The following proteins come from a genomic window of Trifolium pratense cultivar HEN17-A07 linkage group LG4, ARS_RC_1.1, whole genome shotgun sequence:
- the LOC123881706 gene encoding uncharacterized protein LOC123881706 isoform X1: protein MSSPSPLQSAMLMGSPCFPNAIAWSQDNLIAVASGNLVTILRPDLPNGPRGLIKVLPREPLIVGFVHKKDVVSGCLMPTSLYRDDKPVVQSISWSPLGMAANSGCLLAVCTSEGHVKVYRPPFCDFCADWIEVVDITERLFEYLQCTEFKGVGVPSSDFSEVPSIRPCLQKNALAQANSITPNDELLEEVPENQLSPLISADEYAFRSAMLYSLVVSWSPLLRVASEFYPDPNTSASVSLLAVGGKSGKISFWRFYQPDCYTIEESKTPTAVKFVGFLQAHDSWITTMSWLLFAFDSSIPLIILATGSSDGSVKVWLGDNDKLLKSSEVDQTSFLLLNEVITVNAVPVSVLSVTVHVQYPSKMLLAIGKGSGSIEIWLCDISSREFDKLGSYDAHYYAVTGLAWAFGGRFLCSCSQDNLLCGWILHERRLEEMTTFSEMPRSNDSTGPSRDAFDSCFGVAVSPGNLVVATVHCFDVVKLNRMYEGRILRAAIEYLWIGGLQVDVWLKSPSPCYIEELPSFPEKELTYWAANIIWSLNQYQCLDKPLVFWDIIAALLAFKDNKSKYVEYLVIKWLSLSYLGSRTNLPPEEVLSRVISRLSDVPSRLLHLLNIMCRRVMLAHLDADQITTINSKDHNLEGVCPVIEEQMSNWIKILLGSERELRERHVGFSFSAVKTTKSHLKAPPSQPGHWYPVGLAQMEQWVALNKEQIRDQLKLIASKVTHGKSRFATKRCSAVESCSYCSASVPFESPEFGFCQSKKRSNDNVKPHKLSRCAVCMEVCPSSPLWFCVCCHRSVFRLAPEPLFRMSSFCLDSDSSNRTSSDAVSSKPLCPFCGILLQRKQPDFLLSPAPV, encoded by the exons ATGAGTTCTCCAAGTCCGTTACAGTCAGCTATGCTTATGGGTTCGCCTTGTTTTCCTAACGCCATTGCTTGGTCTCAAGATAATCTCATTGCTGTTGCTTCTGGAAACCTCGTCACTATTCTc AGACCAGACTTGCCTAATGGACCACGTGGCTTGATTAAAGTCTTACCAAGGGAGCCTCTTATTGTAGGGTTTGTTCATAAGAAAG ATGTAGTCTCTGGGTGCCTCATGCCTACGTCTTTGTATCGGGATGATAAGCCAGTTGTCCAATCAATATCATGGTCTCCACTTGGCATGGCTGCCAACTCAGG GTGTTTGTTAGCTGTTTGTACCTCTGAAGGGCACGTGAAGGTTTATCGTCCTCctttttgtgatttttgtgcTGACTGGATTGAG GTTGTGGACATTACTGAAAGGCTCTTTGAATATCTTCAATGTACCGAGTTTAAAGGTGTAGGGGTTCCTTCATCAGATTTTTCTGAA GTTCCTAGCATTAGACCGTGTCTGCAGAAAAATGCATTAGCTCAAGCCAATTCTATCACACCTAATGATGAACTTTTGGAAGAAGTGCCCGAGAATCAATTGTCGCCACTGATTAGCGCTGATGAATATGCTTTCCGTAGTGCAATGCTATATTCACTCGTTGTTTCGTGGTCTCCCTTGCTGCGTGTAGCATCTGAATTTTATCCTGATCCCAATACAAGTGCTTCTGTCAGTCTTCTTGCTGTCGGAGGGAAGTCTGgtaaaatttctttttggagATTTTACCAACCAGATTGCTATACTATTGAGGAGAGTAAAACTCCAACTGCTGTGAAGTTTGTTGGTTTTCTTCAAGCACACGATTCGTGGATCACAACGATGAGTTGGCTTTTGTTTGCTTTCGATTCTTCAATTCCTCTAATTATATTAGCTACTGGAAGCTCTGATGGGAG TGTGAAGGTTTGGTTGGGTGACAATGACAAGCTGCTGAAATCATCGGAAGTTGATCAAACTTCCTTCTTGTTATTGAATGAG GTTATAACTGTCAATGCTGTCCCAGTTTCGGTACTTTCAGTAACTGTGCATGTTCAATACCCCTCCAAGATGCTTTTAGCCATAGGCAAAGGTTCCGGTTCCATTGAGATATGGCTATGCGACATATCTTCTAGGGAATTTGATAAACTTGGGTCATATGATGCACATTATTATGCT GTTACCGGTTTAGCTTGGGCATTTGGTGGAAGATTTTTGTGCAGCTGTAGCCAG GATAATTTATTGTGTGGCTGGATTTTGCATGAGCGCCGCCTAGAGGAAATGACCACATTTTCTGAGATGCCCCGTAGTAACGATTCAACCGGC CCTTCAAGAGATGCATTTGATTCATGTTTTGGAGTAGCTGTGTCCCCCGGAAATCTTGTTGTTGCAACT GTTCATTGCTTTGATGTTGTTAAACTGAATCGAATGTATGAAGGAAG GATTCTGAGGGCAGCTATTGAATACTTATGGATTGGTGGGCTACAAGTGGATGTTTGGTTGAAATCTCCCTCTCCATGTTACATTGAAGAACTTCCCAGTTTTCCAGAGAAAGAATTAACTTATTGGGCGGCCAATATCATATGGTCTTTAAACCAGTATCAATGTCTTGATAAGCCTCTTGTTTTTTGGGATATAATTGCAGCATTATTGGCTTTCAAGGATAACAAGTCAAAATATGTAGAATATTTAGTGATCAAATGGCTCTCGTTATCATATCTGGGATCTCGTACGAATCTTCCTCCTGAAGAGGTGTTATCACGTGTCATTTCAAGGTTGTCAGATGTTCCTTCTCGGTTGCTACACTTGCTCAATATAATGTGTAGACGTGTAATGTTAGCACATCTGGATGCTGATCAGATAACCACAATAAACAGCAAAGATCATAACTTAGAAGGTGTATGTCCTGTCATTGAAGAGCAAATGTCTAATTGGATCAAAATTCTTTTAGGCAGTGAAAGAGAGCTCCGTGAAAGGCATGTGGGTTTTAGTTTCTCTGCTGTCAAAACTACCAAGTCCCATCTAAAAGCACCTCCATCGCAACCTGGCCATTGGTATCCTGTTGGATTGGCACAGATGGAACAATGGGTTGCTTTAAACAAGGAACAGATACGTGACCAGTTGAAATTGATTGCATCAAAAGTTACTCATGGAAAAAG CAGGTTTGCAACCAAGAGATGTTCAGCAGTGGAGTCATGCAGTTATTGTTCGGCATCTGTTCCATTTGAATCACCAGAGTTTGGTTTTTGTCAAAGTAAAAAACGCAGTAATGATAACGTTAAACCTCACAAGTTATCGAGATGTGCTGTTTGTATGGAGGTTTGTCCTAGTAGCCCCCTATGGTTTTGTGTATGTTGCCACAGGTCTGTGTTTAGATTGGCACCGGAACCACTTTTTAGAATGTCTTCTTTTTGTCTAGATTCAGACTCTTCAAATAGAACTTCCTCTGACGCAGTATCCTCAAAACCATTGTGTCCCTTTTGTGGGATACTGCTACAGAGAAAACAACCTGATTTTCTACTTTCTCCTGCACCTGTATAA
- the LOC123881706 gene encoding uncharacterized protein LOC123881706 isoform X2 → MSSPSPLQSAMLMGSPCFPNAIAWSQDNLIAVASGNLVTILRPDLPNGPRGLIKVLPREPLIVGFVHKKDVVSGCLMPTSLYRDDKPVVQSISWSPLGMAANSGCLLAVCTSEGHVKVYRPPFCDFCADWIEVVDITERLFEYLQCTEFKGVGVPSSDFSEVPSIRPCLQKNALAQANSITPNDELLEEVPENQLSPLISADEYAFRSAMLYSLVVSWSPLLRVASEFYPDPNTSASVSLLAVGGKSGKISFWRFYQPDCYTIEESKTPTAVKFVGFLQAHDSWITTMSWLLFAFDSSIPLIILATGSSDGSVKVWLGDNDKLLKSSEVDQTSFLLLNEVITVNAVPVSVLSVTVHVQYPSKMLLAIGKGSGSIEIWLCDISSREFDKLGSYDAHYYAVTGLAWAFGGRFLCSCSQDNLLCGWILHERRLEEMTTFSEMPRSNDSTGPSRDAFDSCFGVAVSPGNLVVATVHCFDVVKLNRMYEGRILRAAIEYLWIGGLQVDVWLKSPSPCYIEELPSFPEKELTYWAANIIWSLNQYQCLDKPLVFWDIIAALLAFKDNKSKYVEYLVIKWLSLSYLGSRTNLPPEEVLSRVISRLSDVPSRLLHLLNIMCRRVMLAHLDADQITTINSKDHNLEGVCPVIEEQMSNWIKILLGSERELRERHVGFSFSAVKTTKSHLKAPPSQPGHWYPVGLAQMEQWVALNKEQIRDQLKLIASKVTHGKRFATKRCSAVESCSYCSASVPFESPEFGFCQSKKRSNDNVKPHKLSRCAVCMEVCPSSPLWFCVCCHRSVFRLAPEPLFRMSSFCLDSDSSNRTSSDAVSSKPLCPFCGILLQRKQPDFLLSPAPV, encoded by the exons ATGAGTTCTCCAAGTCCGTTACAGTCAGCTATGCTTATGGGTTCGCCTTGTTTTCCTAACGCCATTGCTTGGTCTCAAGATAATCTCATTGCTGTTGCTTCTGGAAACCTCGTCACTATTCTc AGACCAGACTTGCCTAATGGACCACGTGGCTTGATTAAAGTCTTACCAAGGGAGCCTCTTATTGTAGGGTTTGTTCATAAGAAAG ATGTAGTCTCTGGGTGCCTCATGCCTACGTCTTTGTATCGGGATGATAAGCCAGTTGTCCAATCAATATCATGGTCTCCACTTGGCATGGCTGCCAACTCAGG GTGTTTGTTAGCTGTTTGTACCTCTGAAGGGCACGTGAAGGTTTATCGTCCTCctttttgtgatttttgtgcTGACTGGATTGAG GTTGTGGACATTACTGAAAGGCTCTTTGAATATCTTCAATGTACCGAGTTTAAAGGTGTAGGGGTTCCTTCATCAGATTTTTCTGAA GTTCCTAGCATTAGACCGTGTCTGCAGAAAAATGCATTAGCTCAAGCCAATTCTATCACACCTAATGATGAACTTTTGGAAGAAGTGCCCGAGAATCAATTGTCGCCACTGATTAGCGCTGATGAATATGCTTTCCGTAGTGCAATGCTATATTCACTCGTTGTTTCGTGGTCTCCCTTGCTGCGTGTAGCATCTGAATTTTATCCTGATCCCAATACAAGTGCTTCTGTCAGTCTTCTTGCTGTCGGAGGGAAGTCTGgtaaaatttctttttggagATTTTACCAACCAGATTGCTATACTATTGAGGAGAGTAAAACTCCAACTGCTGTGAAGTTTGTTGGTTTTCTTCAAGCACACGATTCGTGGATCACAACGATGAGTTGGCTTTTGTTTGCTTTCGATTCTTCAATTCCTCTAATTATATTAGCTACTGGAAGCTCTGATGGGAG TGTGAAGGTTTGGTTGGGTGACAATGACAAGCTGCTGAAATCATCGGAAGTTGATCAAACTTCCTTCTTGTTATTGAATGAG GTTATAACTGTCAATGCTGTCCCAGTTTCGGTACTTTCAGTAACTGTGCATGTTCAATACCCCTCCAAGATGCTTTTAGCCATAGGCAAAGGTTCCGGTTCCATTGAGATATGGCTATGCGACATATCTTCTAGGGAATTTGATAAACTTGGGTCATATGATGCACATTATTATGCT GTTACCGGTTTAGCTTGGGCATTTGGTGGAAGATTTTTGTGCAGCTGTAGCCAG GATAATTTATTGTGTGGCTGGATTTTGCATGAGCGCCGCCTAGAGGAAATGACCACATTTTCTGAGATGCCCCGTAGTAACGATTCAACCGGC CCTTCAAGAGATGCATTTGATTCATGTTTTGGAGTAGCTGTGTCCCCCGGAAATCTTGTTGTTGCAACT GTTCATTGCTTTGATGTTGTTAAACTGAATCGAATGTATGAAGGAAG GATTCTGAGGGCAGCTATTGAATACTTATGGATTGGTGGGCTACAAGTGGATGTTTGGTTGAAATCTCCCTCTCCATGTTACATTGAAGAACTTCCCAGTTTTCCAGAGAAAGAATTAACTTATTGGGCGGCCAATATCATATGGTCTTTAAACCAGTATCAATGTCTTGATAAGCCTCTTGTTTTTTGGGATATAATTGCAGCATTATTGGCTTTCAAGGATAACAAGTCAAAATATGTAGAATATTTAGTGATCAAATGGCTCTCGTTATCATATCTGGGATCTCGTACGAATCTTCCTCCTGAAGAGGTGTTATCACGTGTCATTTCAAGGTTGTCAGATGTTCCTTCTCGGTTGCTACACTTGCTCAATATAATGTGTAGACGTGTAATGTTAGCACATCTGGATGCTGATCAGATAACCACAATAAACAGCAAAGATCATAACTTAGAAGGTGTATGTCCTGTCATTGAAGAGCAAATGTCTAATTGGATCAAAATTCTTTTAGGCAGTGAAAGAGAGCTCCGTGAAAGGCATGTGGGTTTTAGTTTCTCTGCTGTCAAAACTACCAAGTCCCATCTAAAAGCACCTCCATCGCAACCTGGCCATTGGTATCCTGTTGGATTGGCACAGATGGAACAATGGGTTGCTTTAAACAAGGAACAGATACGTGACCAGTTGAAATTGATTGCATCAAAAGTTACTCATGGAAAAAG GTTTGCAACCAAGAGATGTTCAGCAGTGGAGTCATGCAGTTATTGTTCGGCATCTGTTCCATTTGAATCACCAGAGTTTGGTTTTTGTCAAAGTAAAAAACGCAGTAATGATAACGTTAAACCTCACAAGTTATCGAGATGTGCTGTTTGTATGGAGGTTTGTCCTAGTAGCCCCCTATGGTTTTGTGTATGTTGCCACAGGTCTGTGTTTAGATTGGCACCGGAACCACTTTTTAGAATGTCTTCTTTTTGTCTAGATTCAGACTCTTCAAATAGAACTTCCTCTGACGCAGTATCCTCAAAACCATTGTGTCCCTTTTGTGGGATACTGCTACAGAGAAAACAACCTGATTTTCTACTTTCTCCTGCACCTGTATAA
- the LOC123881710 gene encoding universal stress protein PHOS32 yields MANTHIVGVAMDFSPTSKLALRWAVDNLINKNDQIIIINVQPPSADHTRKELFESTGSPLVPLEELREINFTKQYGIARDPEVIDILETASKTKGVKAVAKVYWGDPREKLCNAVEDLHLNSLVVGSRGLGTIKSVLLGSVSKHVVTNASCPVTVVKGTQPSKSRH; encoded by the exons ATGGCAAACACACACATAGTTGGAGTAGCCATGGATTTCTCTCCTACTAGCAAATTAGCACTTAGATGGGCTGTTGATAATCTAATCAACAAAAATGatcaaatcatcatcatcaatgttCAGCCTCCCTCAGCTGATCACACCAGAAAGGAGCTTTTTGAGAGCACCGGTTCAC CTTTGGTGCCTCTAGAGGAATTAAGGGAGATAAACTTTACAAAGCAATATGGTATTGCAAGGGATCCTGAAGTCATAGATATCCTTGAAACTGCTTCCAAGACCAAAGGG GTTAAGGCAGTTGCAAAAGTATACTGGGGAGATCCAAGGGAGAAGTTATGCAATGCTGTGGAAGATCTTCATCTGAATTCATTGGTTGTTGGAAGCCGGGGTTTAGGTACCATTAAAAG tGTTTTGTTAGGAAGTGTTAGCAAGCATGTGGTGACAAATGCTTCTTGCCCTGTCACTGTGGTCAAGGGAACTCAACCTTCCAAGTCTAGGCATTGA